The Streptomyces sp. NBC_00454 DNA segment GTCGGAGGTGCTGCCGTTGTCGTCGAGGGCCTTTCCGCTGCGGACACAGACCAGCTTGTAGTAGCCGTGGCCCAGGTCGGTGACCGTCCACTGCTGGGGAGTGCCGCCGTTGGGGGCCCACTGGGCGACCTGGCCGCCCTCGGTGGTGGTGTTGGCGTTGTCGAGGGCCTTGCCGTTCTGCGCGCTGACCAGCCGGTAGACGCCGCCCGCGAGGACCGCCGGCATGCCGCTGACCTCCACGCAGACCACGGAGTCGTTCGCGTTGGGCGCCGTGGCCGGCACGCTGACGTTGATCTGGCCGCCGCTGACCGTGTAGGCGAGCGAAACCGAGGGATTGCTCATCAAGTAGACGCGGCTGATGGTGTTCTGGACCGCCGGGACCTGCAGGGTGCCGCCCGTCGGCCATGTGAAGACGTGGGCGAAGAGCTTGCCGTCCTTCTTGGTGATCCTGCCCCACGACGGCTCGACGGCGAAGGGGCTGCCGCTGGTCCCGTGGATGCTGTCGGCGTGGGTGGCCATCCAGGAAGCCAGCCCGGTCAGTACCGTCGTCGCTCCGGCGGTCACGGTGCCGTCGCCCTTGGGGCCGATGTTGAGCAGGTAGTTGCCGTCCCGGGAGACGACCGTGACCATCTCCTGGACGATGTCCTTCACCGGCCTGTAGTTGTTCTCGGCCCAGTCGGTGTAGCCCCACTGGCCGTTCATCGTGGCACAGGTCTCCCACGGCCGGTCCAGCGGCGTGACGGGCACGGTCTGCTCCGGGCAGGCGAAGTCCCCCAGGCCGAGGTCGCGCTTGACGCGTTCGTTCACGACGAGTCCGGGCTTGCGGGCCATCAGCCACCTGTAGAGGTCCTCGCCGTCGGCCTTGGTCCACCAGTCGGTGAGCGTGGGGGCGGCCGGGTTGGCGCACCAGTCGCCGTCGAACCACAGGACCGCCGGGTCGTAGCGGTCGAGCAGTTCCTGCAGCTGGGCCTTCATGTCGTTGATATAGGCGGTGCGGGCGGCCTGCGAGGACATGTCGGAGAAGAGGGTGCTCCGGTTGATGGTCTGGGAGGGGTGGCTCCAGTCCAGGATCGAGTAGTAGAGCCCGAACTTGACGCCCCGCTTCTCGCACTCGGTCTTCAGCTGGGCCAGCAGGTCGGGCTGGAAGCCCTTGTAGTCGTGCAGGTTGTACTGCTTGGTGCCGGTGGTGTCGGTGAAGCCCGCGACGTTGGAGTCCCACATCGCATAGCCCTCGTGGTGCTTGGCGGTGATCACGAGGTACTTCATGCCGGCGTTCTTGGCCAGTTCGGCGATGTTCGCGGCGTTGAAGCTCGCCGG contains these protein-coding regions:
- a CDS encoding alpha-L-fucosidase; this translates as MSSSPLSRRSLIKAAALAGGAVAFGLPQVVWPATAQAYGVPSKLDWWYQARFGMFIHFGSYSYRGHGEWAFSSENWNKADYQAQVTTPFNPASFNAANIAELAKNAGMKYLVITAKHHEGYAMWDSNVAGFTDTTGTKQYNLHDYKGFQPDLLAQLKTECEKRGVKFGLYYSILDWSHPSQTINRSTLFSDMSSQAARTAYINDMKAQLQELLDRYDPAVLWFDGDWCANPAAPTLTDWWTKADGEDLYRWLMARKPGLVVNERVKRDLGLGDFACPEQTVPVTPLDRPWETCATMNGQWGYTDWAENNYRPVKDIVQEMVTVVSRDGNYLLNIGPKGDGTVTAGATTVLTGLASWMATHADSIHGTSGSPFAVEPSWGRITKKDGKLFAHVFTWPTGGTLQVPAVQNTISRVYLMSNPSVSLAYTVSGGQINVSVPATAPNANDSVVCVEVSGMPAVLAGGVYRLVSAQNGKALDNANTTTEGGQVAQWAPNGGTPQQWTVTDLGHGYYKLVCVRSGKALDDNGSTSDGTVLVQRTDGGGQGQQWAVAALGGGAFRLTNRHSGKVLDNGYASGDAIPVIQWSSNGGPAQNWNLTKIG